TGGCTGTTGCGTGATCACCAATAAGTTTGGCTGACTGAAGAGATAGTGCAGCAATATGCCGATACTTGCTGCCACCATGGCGACGATGGTGAATGCAGCACTACTGACTTTGTTGATCAGTGGTTTACTGAACACCATGTAGAAGGCAAATATGACCGCGCTGGTGGCGACTAATCCTGTGCCCAGCAGGATATGCTGGCCTTGCTGCTTCAGATCATGACCGACCATGACAGCGACGCCCGCCCAGGTGATGGGTAAGATCCAAAACATCTGTCGCGTTGGACGTTGTTTCATCCACCACCAGCTGAGCAAAACGGTGAAGGTTGGATAGGCAAATAGGACTAAGCGCTCCAACTGTGCGGGCACGTACTCTAAGCCCCACAGATCAAAGAAGCTGGCACCGTAGTAGCCCAGCAAACCAATAGCGGCAATAGGCATTCCGTGCCGTTTTAGCAGCTGGCTGCTAAGCCAGCCCTGATGCCAGCCCCAAGCTCCCAACGCCAGATATATCGGCAGTGAAAACAACATACGTAAGCTCATCAGGGTGACGCTGTCGACCTGATATTGATAAGCCAGCTTGATGAAGATGCCTTTGGCTGAAAACAGTGCCGTCGCGAAAGCGGCAAGCAAAATGCCTTTCGTCCGATCCTGGGTGGCGTTGTCTGGTAATGCTATGGGTGAGGTGGTCATCGCGCAGTTCCTTGTTGCGGCTGGGAAATGGACTGCGGAACTGGCGTTATTGACTGCGGGTTCCGCAGTCAATGGTGTTTTCAATCAGAACACGCGTAACTGCATCGGCTCTGCTAGGAGGAGCCAATGGTTGACGCTGAGCATGACTGATACGTTTGGCATGGGTGACCTATTAAATTGCTGAGCCTTTAAATTATGGTACTCACTGTCTGATGTAAAGTGAAAAGTCAGTTAGGCGAACCAGTGAAAAGAGAGGGGTCGCTATAGGGGCAAAAAAATGGGCGACTATTAAGTCGCCCGAAAGAAAGATTCCCGTTAACCTTACAAGCAACCTACCTGCTTATAAGATGACCTCTCGCCACTATGGAGGAGTCGATGCTCCGAACAACCACCCAGCGTAACGAAAGATGGTAGATCAGTTGTCATATGGGAGTGTGACAACAGACCGACCACGATGATCGTAGCAACCACGACCATCACATAAGTGATGCTGACTACCTTGCCTCACTCATTGAACAGCAGTTTATGATCGCTTTACCTTTTTGTAAATAAAAATCATTATCATTCGCATGTTTGAGATCAAGTAATTTGTAACTAAGGGT
This genomic window from Corallincola holothuriorum contains:
- a CDS encoding DMT family transporter, with protein sequence MTTSPIALPDNATQDRTKGILLAAFATALFSAKGIFIKLAYQYQVDSVTLMSLRMLFSLPIYLALGAWGWHQGWLSSQLLKRHGMPIAAIGLLGYYGASFFDLWGLEYVPAQLERLVLFAYPTFTVLLSWWWMKQRPTRQMFWILPITWAGVAVMVGHDLKQQGQHILLGTGLVATSAVIFAFYMVFSKPLINKVSSAAFTIVAMVAASIGILLHYLFSQPNLLVITQQPLPVYGYGLIIALFCTVLPSFMFSDAIRLVGPDKTSVTGSLGPVCTAIAAVLILGEPFTIWHLLGTAMVVVPITFMAVTKSKH